From the genome of Xiphophorus couchianus chromosome 6, X_couchianus-1.0, whole genome shotgun sequence, one region includes:
- the LOC114146795 gene encoding integrin alpha-6-like isoform X2, giving the protein MEGNTTTRGLWLLALLLACGGLLSAFNLDTEDVLRRDGDPGSLFGFSLAMHRQLYPEDKRILLVGAPQAKALNGQKSKVTGGIYKCEMSSNSDACSRVVFDNNEDTGNENKENQWMGVMVSSQGPGGKVLTCAHRYKRQKNVNSPHQSRDIIGRCFVLSQDLTIDPRSSEDGGSWHFCNNRNRGHERFGSCQQGLSATFDKDFHYFIFGAPGAYNWKGVVRLEQRNDTFIDIGIYNDGPFEAGDETEKNPDLVPAPPNSYMGFSLDSGKSLTNKGQLTVVAGAPRAYYSGAVILLKKGGEFSRVLLEEFTLKGEGLASSFGYDLTVLDLNGDGWEDIVVGAPQYFEKDSEIGGAVYVYINKAGKWNKVKPKRIDGPAVSMFGLAVENLGDINQDGYHDFAVGAPHEDSGAGKVYIYHGSARGEITDKASQVLSSKSSGVRQFGYSLAGNMDLDKNSYPDLAVGSLSDSVFVYRARPVINIQKKITFSPSKINLSQKNCGNTFCLKVKTCFTYTANPSSYAPRLTVGYSLEADADRMKTNLLPRAMFTEPSDSDSNYIYQGTITMDTKGREQCFTRQLAIQENIKDKLRAIPIDVSVNIQDAQRKRRQTQASQLSPALDANDAQTTRIKVEFVKEGCGNDNLCQSNLMIGYRYGYRTTDEDEFTPLNLENGVPVFSLSSQKDIALEVTVTNPHGDDAYEASVIANFPSSLTYSAYLVSPEKLQVTCTANKNGSMADCELGNPFKRDSETTFYLILGTAGISVSTSELEVELVLKTTSTQQNLMPVKAKAKVAIVLQMSLSGQVQPSQLYFSGNVKGEMAMKTESDVGSAVTYQFRIINLGKRLTDLGTATLQIEWPKSTKYEKWLLYLMKVSSTGVERIHCTPNEENFLNLEPVKTRMRRAAEITEKRTDYAFSRLDDNKETLSCGSTAKCVTIRCPLGGLDMNALITLKARLWNSTFIEDYSKFHHVEVLVKASLHVDSATTNTMLRNAETTVKLSVFPERRSAQYGGVPWWIIVLSILLGLLLLALLAFLLWKCGVFEKKNKEDPSEKEKLTANA; this is encoded by the exons ATGGAGGGCAACACCACCACCCGCGGATTGTGGCTGCTCGCCTTGTTACTGGCATGTGGCGGGCTGCTGTCTGCGTTTAACTTGGACACCGAGGACGTCCTGAGGAGAGACGGGGACCCAGGCAGCCTGTTCGGATTCTCTCTCGCCATGCACCGGCAGCTTTATCCGGAGGACAAGAGAAT ACTACTGGTTGGAGCACCACAAGCCAAAGCACTGAATGGTCAAAAATCTAAGGTGACAGGAGGAATCTACAAATGTGAAATGAGCTCCAACTCTGATGCTTGCTCAAGAGTTGTCTTTGATAATAACG AGGatacaggaaatgaaaacaaagagaacCAGTGGATGGGGGTGATGGTCAGCAGCCAGGGACCAGGAGGCAAAGTCTTA ACTTGCGCCCATCGCTACAAGCGGCAGAAAAACGTCAACTCTCCTCATCAATCTCGTGACATCATTGGCCGTTGCTTTGTGCTGAGTCAGGATCTAACTATTGATCCCCGTTCAAGTGAAGATGGCGGAAGCTGGCATTTCTGTAACAACCGGAACAGAGGCCACGAAAGGTTCGGTTCCTGCCAGCAGGGCCTCTCTGCTACATTCGACAAGGACTTCCACTACTTCATCTTTGGGGCTCCCGGAGCTTACAACTGGAAAG GTGTGGTACGATTGGAACAAAGGAATGACACCTTTATAGATATAGGTATCTATAATGATGGACCATTCGAGGCAGGAGATGAGACTGAGAAGAACCCTGACCTGGTTCCTGCTCCTCCCAACAGTTACATGG GTTTCTCTCTGGACTCTGGAAAATCTTTGACCAACAAGGGTCAGCTGACGGTGGTGGCAGGAGCTCCCAGAGCTTACTACAGTGGAGCAGTGATTCTGCTAAAGAAAGGTGGAGAATTCAGCAGGGTCCTTCTTGAGGAATTCACCCTTAAAGGGGAGGGCCTGGCTTCCTCTTTTGGATACGATCTGACTGTGCTGGATCTCAACGGGGATGG CTGGGAGGACATAGTTGTTGGAGCCCCTCAGTATTTTGAGAAGGACTCGGAAATTGGAGGAGCTGTCTACGTTTACATCAACAAGGCTGGAAAGTGGAACAAAGTCAAACCAAAAAGAATAGATGGACCCGCAGTCTCTATGTTTGGCCTCGCTGTGGAAAACCTTGGCGATATTAACCAGGACGGTTACCATG ATTTTGCAGTGGGAGCTCCTCATGAAGACAGCGGTGCAGGCAAAGTTTACATTTACCATGGATCAGCCAGAGGAGAAATCACAGACAAGGCATCACAG GTTTTGTCCAGCAAGTCTTCTGGAGTGAGGCAGTTTGGCTATTCATTAGCAGGCAACATGGACCTGGATAAGAACTCGTATCCAGACCTGGCTGTTGGATCCCTCTCAGACTCTGTCTTTGTCTATAG AGCCAGACCAGTTATAAACATCCAGAAGAAAATTACGTTTTCACCAAGTAAAATCAACCTCAGCCAGAAGAACTGTGGCAACACTTTCTG CTTGAAAGTAAAGACGTGTTTCACCTACACTGCTAACCCAAGCAGTTATGCTCCAAGGCTAA CGGTGGGTTACTCTCTCGAGGCGGACGCTGACCGGATGAAAACCAATCTTTTACCAAGAGCAATGTTCACAGAACCTTCTGACTCTGATAGTAACTATATATACCAAGGGACCATTACCATGGACACAAAAGGAAGGGAACAATGTTTTACACGTCAACTTGCAATACAG GAAAATATTAAAGACAAGCTGCGGGCAATTCCCATCGATGTTTCTGTGAATATTCAAGATGCTCAACGTAAACGTAGGCAGACCCAAGCTTCTCAGCTTTCACCCGCCCTTGATGCCAACGATGCCCAGACAACTAGAATCAAG GTGGAATTTGTTAAAGAGGGATGTGGCAACGATAATTTGTGTCAGAGCAACCTTATGATTGGATATCGCTACGGCTACAGAACGACTGATGAAGATGAATTCACTCCTTTGAACTT ggAGAATGGCGTGCCAGTGTTCTCACTCAGCAGCCAAAAAGACATTGCCCTAGAGGTGACGGTGACCAATCCACATGGAGACGACGCATATGAAGCTTCTGTGATTGCTAACTTCCCCAGTTCGTTGACCTATTCTGCTTACCTCGTCTCACCAGAG AAGCTGCAAGTCACCTgcacagcaaataaaaatggatcTATGGCTGACTGTGAGCTTGGGAACCCATTCAAACGTGACTCCGAG acAACATTCTACCTTATTTTGGGTACAGCGGGCATCTCTGTCAGCACTTCTGAATTGGAGGTTGAACTTGTGCTAAAAAC GACGAGTACCCAGCAGAACCTAATGCCAGTGAAAGCAAAGGCTAAGGTAGCCATTGTGTTGCAGATGTCCTTATCAGG ACAAGTCCAGCCATCTCAGCTTTACTTCAGTGGGAACGTCAAAGGTGAGATGGCCATGAAGACCGAAAGCGACGTTGGCAGCGCAGTCACGTACCAGTTCAGG ATAATCAACTTGGGAAAGAGACTGACAGACCTTGGAACTGCCACCCTCCAAATAGAGTGGCCAAAATCtacaaagtatgaaaaatgGCTGCTCTACCTCATGAAGGTCAGCTCCACAGGAGTGGAGCGAATACACTGCACGCCCAACGAAGAGAACTTTCTAAACTTG GAACCAGTTAAAACCAGAATGAGAAGAGCAGCGGAAATCACAGAGAAAAGGACTGATTACGCTTTTTCACGCCTAGATGACAACAAGGAAACTTTG tcATGTGGCAGTACAGCAAAATGTGTGACAATCAGGTGCCCCCTCGGGGGCCTGGACATGAACGCACTCATCACTCTGAAGGCCCGACTGTGGAATAGCACCTTTATAGAG GACTATTCCAAGTTTCATCATGTGGAGGTGTTGGTAAAGGCCTCTCTCCATGTTGATAGCGCGACGACAAACACTATGCTGAGGAACGCCGAGACAACa gtgAAACTGTCTGTGTTTCCAGAGAGGCGTTCTGCTCAGTACGGAGGAGTGCCTTGGTGGATCATTGTGCTGTCCATCCTACTCGGCCTCTTGTTGTTGGCTTTGCTGGCTTTCCTTCTTTGGAAG TGTGGAGTCTTtgagaaaaagaataaagaggACCCATCAGAAAAAGAGAAGCTGACAGCAAATGCATAA
- the LOC114146795 gene encoding integrin alpha-6-like isoform X1 → MEGNTTTRGLWLLALLLACGGLLSAFNLDTEDVLRRDGDPGSLFGFSLAMHRQLYPEDKRILLVGAPQAKALNGQKSKVTGGIYKCEMSSNSDACSRVVFDNNEDTGNENKENQWMGVMVSSQGPGGKVLTCAHRYKRQKNVNSPHQSRDIIGRCFVLSQDLTIDPRSSEDGGSWHFCNNRNRGHERFGSCQQGLSATFDKDFHYFIFGAPGAYNWKGVVRLEQRNDTFIDIGIYNDGPFEAGDETEKNPDLVPAPPNSYMGFSLDSGKSLTNKGQLTVVAGAPRAYYSGAVILLKKGGEFSRVLLEEFTLKGEGLASSFGYDLTVLDLNGDGWEDIVVGAPQYFEKDSEIGGAVYVYINKAGKWNKVKPKRIDGPAVSMFGLAVENLGDINQDGYHDFAVGAPHEDSGAGKVYIYHGSARGEITDKASQVLSSKSSGVRQFGYSLAGNMDLDKNSYPDLAVGSLSDSVFVYRARPVINIQKKITFSPSKINLSQKNCGNTFCLKVKTCFTYTANPSSYAPRLTVGYSLEADADRMKTNLLPRAMFTEPSDSDSNYIYQGTITMDTKGREQCFTRQLAIQENIKDKLRAIPIDVSVNIQDAQRKRRQTQASQLSPALDANDAQTTRIKVEFVKEGCGNDNLCQSNLMIGYRYGYRTTDEDEFTPLNLENGVPVFSLSSQKDIALEVTVTNPHGDDAYEASVIANFPSSLTYSAYLVSPEKLQVTCTANKNGSMADCELGNPFKRDSETTFYLILGTAGISVSTSELEVELVLKTTSTQQNLMPVKAKAKVAIVLQMSLSGQVQPSQLYFSGNVKGEMAMKTESDVGSAVTYQFRIINLGKRLTDLGTATLQIEWPKSTKYEKWLLYLMKVSSTGVERIHCTPNEENFLNLEPVKTRMRRAAEITEKRTDYAFSRLDDNKETLSCGSTAKCVTIRCPLGGLDMNALITLKARLWNSTFIEDYSKFHHVEVLVKASLHVDSATTNTMLRNAETTVKLSVFPERRSAQYGGVPWWIIVLSILLGLLLLALLAFLLWKYGFFNRAKYEDKVPSYSAVRIRREERAVHSAKDNWGSLETKPWMTTWHDKEHYS, encoded by the exons ATGGAGGGCAACACCACCACCCGCGGATTGTGGCTGCTCGCCTTGTTACTGGCATGTGGCGGGCTGCTGTCTGCGTTTAACTTGGACACCGAGGACGTCCTGAGGAGAGACGGGGACCCAGGCAGCCTGTTCGGATTCTCTCTCGCCATGCACCGGCAGCTTTATCCGGAGGACAAGAGAAT ACTACTGGTTGGAGCACCACAAGCCAAAGCACTGAATGGTCAAAAATCTAAGGTGACAGGAGGAATCTACAAATGTGAAATGAGCTCCAACTCTGATGCTTGCTCAAGAGTTGTCTTTGATAATAACG AGGatacaggaaatgaaaacaaagagaacCAGTGGATGGGGGTGATGGTCAGCAGCCAGGGACCAGGAGGCAAAGTCTTA ACTTGCGCCCATCGCTACAAGCGGCAGAAAAACGTCAACTCTCCTCATCAATCTCGTGACATCATTGGCCGTTGCTTTGTGCTGAGTCAGGATCTAACTATTGATCCCCGTTCAAGTGAAGATGGCGGAAGCTGGCATTTCTGTAACAACCGGAACAGAGGCCACGAAAGGTTCGGTTCCTGCCAGCAGGGCCTCTCTGCTACATTCGACAAGGACTTCCACTACTTCATCTTTGGGGCTCCCGGAGCTTACAACTGGAAAG GTGTGGTACGATTGGAACAAAGGAATGACACCTTTATAGATATAGGTATCTATAATGATGGACCATTCGAGGCAGGAGATGAGACTGAGAAGAACCCTGACCTGGTTCCTGCTCCTCCCAACAGTTACATGG GTTTCTCTCTGGACTCTGGAAAATCTTTGACCAACAAGGGTCAGCTGACGGTGGTGGCAGGAGCTCCCAGAGCTTACTACAGTGGAGCAGTGATTCTGCTAAAGAAAGGTGGAGAATTCAGCAGGGTCCTTCTTGAGGAATTCACCCTTAAAGGGGAGGGCCTGGCTTCCTCTTTTGGATACGATCTGACTGTGCTGGATCTCAACGGGGATGG CTGGGAGGACATAGTTGTTGGAGCCCCTCAGTATTTTGAGAAGGACTCGGAAATTGGAGGAGCTGTCTACGTTTACATCAACAAGGCTGGAAAGTGGAACAAAGTCAAACCAAAAAGAATAGATGGACCCGCAGTCTCTATGTTTGGCCTCGCTGTGGAAAACCTTGGCGATATTAACCAGGACGGTTACCATG ATTTTGCAGTGGGAGCTCCTCATGAAGACAGCGGTGCAGGCAAAGTTTACATTTACCATGGATCAGCCAGAGGAGAAATCACAGACAAGGCATCACAG GTTTTGTCCAGCAAGTCTTCTGGAGTGAGGCAGTTTGGCTATTCATTAGCAGGCAACATGGACCTGGATAAGAACTCGTATCCAGACCTGGCTGTTGGATCCCTCTCAGACTCTGTCTTTGTCTATAG AGCCAGACCAGTTATAAACATCCAGAAGAAAATTACGTTTTCACCAAGTAAAATCAACCTCAGCCAGAAGAACTGTGGCAACACTTTCTG CTTGAAAGTAAAGACGTGTTTCACCTACACTGCTAACCCAAGCAGTTATGCTCCAAGGCTAA CGGTGGGTTACTCTCTCGAGGCGGACGCTGACCGGATGAAAACCAATCTTTTACCAAGAGCAATGTTCACAGAACCTTCTGACTCTGATAGTAACTATATATACCAAGGGACCATTACCATGGACACAAAAGGAAGGGAACAATGTTTTACACGTCAACTTGCAATACAG GAAAATATTAAAGACAAGCTGCGGGCAATTCCCATCGATGTTTCTGTGAATATTCAAGATGCTCAACGTAAACGTAGGCAGACCCAAGCTTCTCAGCTTTCACCCGCCCTTGATGCCAACGATGCCCAGACAACTAGAATCAAG GTGGAATTTGTTAAAGAGGGATGTGGCAACGATAATTTGTGTCAGAGCAACCTTATGATTGGATATCGCTACGGCTACAGAACGACTGATGAAGATGAATTCACTCCTTTGAACTT ggAGAATGGCGTGCCAGTGTTCTCACTCAGCAGCCAAAAAGACATTGCCCTAGAGGTGACGGTGACCAATCCACATGGAGACGACGCATATGAAGCTTCTGTGATTGCTAACTTCCCCAGTTCGTTGACCTATTCTGCTTACCTCGTCTCACCAGAG AAGCTGCAAGTCACCTgcacagcaaataaaaatggatcTATGGCTGACTGTGAGCTTGGGAACCCATTCAAACGTGACTCCGAG acAACATTCTACCTTATTTTGGGTACAGCGGGCATCTCTGTCAGCACTTCTGAATTGGAGGTTGAACTTGTGCTAAAAAC GACGAGTACCCAGCAGAACCTAATGCCAGTGAAAGCAAAGGCTAAGGTAGCCATTGTGTTGCAGATGTCCTTATCAGG ACAAGTCCAGCCATCTCAGCTTTACTTCAGTGGGAACGTCAAAGGTGAGATGGCCATGAAGACCGAAAGCGACGTTGGCAGCGCAGTCACGTACCAGTTCAGG ATAATCAACTTGGGAAAGAGACTGACAGACCTTGGAACTGCCACCCTCCAAATAGAGTGGCCAAAATCtacaaagtatgaaaaatgGCTGCTCTACCTCATGAAGGTCAGCTCCACAGGAGTGGAGCGAATACACTGCACGCCCAACGAAGAGAACTTTCTAAACTTG GAACCAGTTAAAACCAGAATGAGAAGAGCAGCGGAAATCACAGAGAAAAGGACTGATTACGCTTTTTCACGCCTAGATGACAACAAGGAAACTTTG tcATGTGGCAGTACAGCAAAATGTGTGACAATCAGGTGCCCCCTCGGGGGCCTGGACATGAACGCACTCATCACTCTGAAGGCCCGACTGTGGAATAGCACCTTTATAGAG GACTATTCCAAGTTTCATCATGTGGAGGTGTTGGTAAAGGCCTCTCTCCATGTTGATAGCGCGACGACAAACACTATGCTGAGGAACGCCGAGACAACa gtgAAACTGTCTGTGTTTCCAGAGAGGCGTTCTGCTCAGTACGGAGGAGTGCCTTGGTGGATCATTGTGCTGTCCATCCTACTCGGCCTCTTGTTGTTGGCTTTGCTGGCTTTCCTTCTTTGGAAG TATGGCTTTTTTAATCGTGCCAAATATGAGGACAAGGTTCCCAGTTACAGCGCTGTTCGGATCAGACGGGAGGAGAGAGCGGTACATTCTGCAAAAGACAATTGGGGCAGCTTGGAGACAAAGCCATGGATGACGACTTGGCATGACAAGGAACACTATTcctaa